One genomic window of Centroberyx gerrardi isolate f3 chromosome 15, fCenGer3.hap1.cur.20231027, whole genome shotgun sequence includes the following:
- the LOC139909836 gene encoding uncharacterized protein LOC139909836 isoform X1, whose amino-acid sequence MYRGFPNPGELPPGRAPFGPPRHGPPGGPFGLQPGVPPSGHLPPGPCGPFSALGPRNHFLHNRPTRGHFTNPHCSSFSIDRSTVISVGSQQIVPPADTQRQIPQWNPIPVERHPTDSSERAGEEFLRCIAANKPLPDYLKGNMAYNLADAFKSANALKAAVKSDPEFQKHVTRSKSRSRSRSRARSRAKSRAKSRARSTSRGRSRSRARSKTRGLSRSRGKSRARSKSRARSKSRARSKSRARSRSRSKKRTRARSKSRARSRSRSREKSRAKDRQRKRSPSQSCSGSSVSSSNKSTGSSLLQGLKLVMNSKELEDRLPTLKDAILTIQASNQAKKVDCVPGEQEHDSQENATPMESDSMLLPHDRVGSDFSWLQARNQEDSVVVQKADDLDDEESFLYGNEYIGGKHKSTATPFAPFSQTAENSTSQHSQMESSRADSQHFQNKPMFGSLGDLLDLKQSLQMTSPSLTTANLEHQFKQELASCTPDINECEKIKNMLKNIGLNLGTADISKMMVKMQEQKEGKQLPPAQLPGSETAASVLALPALGNTNVRQALESLQSLIKATKEKRAKSDPHGTQISSDKNKAGDDEESRKREKQARISKMETLMKELEELLKDDGSDFLTPVIGFYCQKCEEFIGDLTTAETHAATHRRNDSSSQKHVPMDKSAGESKGHSRYHSSSRHSHPTDRRDQRDSNYYRDTGDHRNHRDHHRDQRDERDHRHKHDDDPRSHRSEREKISLKEEMMKERMLITVSRKLTPPPNVRVKEEADKDQALGKHGRIKQEDTNRKGKSSKGDRDKDGKEKEESSDSSDDDKGKTDKAKSPKKKKKKKKEKKKKKEKGDKS is encoded by the exons ATGTATCGCGGTTTTCCAAACCCAGGTGAACTTCCACCTGGCCGGGCTCCATTCGGCCCTCCACGCCACGGACCTCCCGGCGGTCCATTTGGTCTGCAGCCTGGTGTCCCCCCTTCGGGACATTTGCCTCCTGGACCTTGTGGACCATTTTCAGCTTTAGGGCCGCGCAACCATTTCCTCCACAACAGACCAACGAGGGGTCATTTCACCAAT CCCCACTGTAGCAGCTTCTCCATAGACCGTAGTACAGTGATTTCAGTGGGCAGCCAACAGATCGTccctcctgcagacacacagaggcagattcCGCAGTGGAATCCCATTCCTGTGGAACGTCATCCAACAGAcagcag TGAAAGGGCTGGTGAAGAATTCCTGAGATGTATTGCAGCCAACAAGCCTCTCCCAGATTATCTCAAAGGGAATATGGCGTACAACCTGGCTGATGCATTTAAGTCAGCAAATGCCCTGAAGGCAGCAGTCAAATCAGACCCTGAGTTCCAGAAGCATGTGACCAGGAGCAAAAGCCGTAGTCGTAGCCGAAGTCGTGCCAGGAGCCGCGCTAAGAGTCGAGCCAAGAGCCGTGCGCGAAGTACAAGCCGAGGACGCAGCCGAAGCAGAGCAAGGAGTAAAACTCGCGGTTTGAGCCGCAGTCGTGGAAAGAGTCGGGCGAGAAGCAAAAGCAGAGCGCGAAGCAAAAGCAGGGCGCGAAGCAAAAGCAGGGCACGCAGTAGGAGCCGGAGCAAGAAGAGGACTCGGGCGCGGAGCAAGAGCCGGGCCAGGAGTCGAAGTCGCAGTCGTGAAAAGAGTCGGGCCAAGGACCGCCAGAGAAAGAGGAGCCCTAGCCAGAGCTGCAGTGGCAGCAGTGTTAGCAGCAGTAATAAATCCACGGGAAGTAGTCTGTTACAAGGACTGAAGCTGGTAATGAACAGCAAAGAACTGGAAGACCGGTTGCCCACCCTCAAGGATGCTATCCTTACTATTCAG GCCTCAAATCAAGCCAAGAAAGTGGACTGTGTCCCTGGTGAGCAGGAACATGACAGTCAGGAAAATGCAACACCAATGGAAAGCGACAGCATGCTCCTTCCCCATGACAGAGTGGGCAGTGACTTCTCCTGGCTCCAGGCAAGAAATCAAGAAGACTCTGTGGTTGTCCAGAAGGCCGATGACCTTGATGATGAAGAGTCATTCCTCTATGGAAATGAATACATCGGAGGAAAGCATAAATCCACGGCCACACCTTTCGCACCATTCTCCCAGACTGCAGAAAACTCCACATCCCAGCATAGCCAAATGGAGAGTTCCCGTGCTGATAGTCAACATTTTCAGAACAAGCCCATGTTTGGTAGCCTTGGAGATCTACTGGATCTGAAGCAGTCCCTTCAAATGACTTCCCCTAGCTTAACCACTGCCAATCTGGAGCATCAGTTTAAGCAAGAGCTTGCCTCCTGTACCCCCGACATCAACGAGTGTGAGAAGATCAAGAACATGCTGAAAAACATTGGCCTGAATTTGGGCACAGCAGACATCAGCAAGATGATGGTGAAGATGCAGGAGCAGAAGGAGGGTAAGCAGCTGCCTCCTGCACAGCTTCCAGGTTCAGAGACAGCAGCATCAGTCTTGGCATTGCCAGCATTGGGCAACACAAACGTACGGCAGGCACTGGAGTCTCTGCAGTCGTTGATCAAAG CAACAAAGGAGAAGCGGGCAAAAAGTGATCCACATGGCACTCAGATTTCCTCTGACAAAAACAAG GCAGGTGATGATGAGGAaagtagaaaaagagagaaacaagccAGAATAAGTAAGATGGAGACCTTGATGAAAGAACTGGAGGAATTGCTGAAAGACGACG GATCAGATTTTCTGACGCCAGTGATTGGGTTTTACTGCCAGAAATGTGAGGAGTTCATTGGAGATTTGACTACTGCTGAAACCCATGCAGCCACCCATCGCCGCAATGACTCTAGCAGT cAGAAACACGTGCCAATGGACAAGAGTGCTGGAGAAAGCAAAGGACACTCCCGctatcacagcagcagcagacactCTCACCCtacagacaggagagaccagaGGGACTCCAATTACTACAGAGATACAGGAGACCACAGGAACCACCGAGATCACCATAGAGACCAGAGGGACGAGAGagatcacagacacaaacatgacGACGACCCCAGAAGCCACAGGAGTGAGCGGGAAAAGATCTCCTTGAAGGAGGAGatgatgaaggagaggatgcTGATAACGGTGTCCCGTAAACTGACACCTCCTCCAAATGTCAGGGTCAAGGAGGAGGCGGACAAGGACCAGGCCTTAGGAAAGCATGGTAGAATCAAACAGGAGGacacaaacagaaaaggaaaatcTTCCAAGGGtgacagagacaaagatggcaaagaaaaagaggaaagcaGTGATAGCAGTGACGATGATAAAGGAAAAACAGATAAAGCAAAGTCAcctaaaaagaagaagaaaaagaagaaagagaaaaagaagaagaaagagaaaggggataAGTCCTAA
- the LOC139909836 gene encoding uncharacterized protein LOC139909836 isoform X2 — protein sequence MYRGFPNPGELPPGRAPFGPPRHGPPGGPFGLQPGVPPSGHLPPGPCGPFSALGPRNHFLHNRPTRGHFTNPHCSSFSIDRSTVISVGSQQIVPPADTQRQIPQWNPIPVERHPTDSSERAGEEFLRCIAANKPLPDYLKGNMAYNLADAFKSANALKAAVKSDPEFQKHVTRSKSRSRSRSRARSRAKSRAKSRARSTSRGRSRSRARSKTRGLSRSRGKSRARSKSRARSKSRARSKSRARSRSRSKKRTRARSKSRARSRSRSREKSRAKDRQRKRSPSQSCSGSSVSSSNKSTGSSLLQGLKLVMNSKELEDRLPTLKDAILTIQASNQAKKVDCVPGEQEHDSQENATPMESDSMLLPHDRVGSDFSWLQARNQEDSVVVQKADDLDDEESFLYGNEYIGGKHKSTATPFAPFSQTAENSTSQHSQMESSRADSQHFQNKPMFGSLGDLLDLKQSLQMTSPSLTTANLEHQFKQELASCTPDINECEKIKNMLKNIGLNLGTADISKMMVKMQEQKEGKQLPPAQLPGSETAASVLALPALGNTNVRQALESLQSLIKATKEKRAKSDPHGTQISSDKNKAGDDEESRKREKQARISKMETLMKELEELLKDDGSDFLTPVIGFYCQKCEEFIGDLTTAETHAATHRRNDSSSKHVPMDKSAGESKGHSRYHSSSRHSHPTDRRDQRDSNYYRDTGDHRNHRDHHRDQRDERDHRHKHDDDPRSHRSEREKISLKEEMMKERMLITVSRKLTPPPNVRVKEEADKDQALGKHGRIKQEDTNRKGKSSKGDRDKDGKEKEESSDSSDDDKGKTDKAKSPKKKKKKKKEKKKKKEKGDKS from the exons ATGTATCGCGGTTTTCCAAACCCAGGTGAACTTCCACCTGGCCGGGCTCCATTCGGCCCTCCACGCCACGGACCTCCCGGCGGTCCATTTGGTCTGCAGCCTGGTGTCCCCCCTTCGGGACATTTGCCTCCTGGACCTTGTGGACCATTTTCAGCTTTAGGGCCGCGCAACCATTTCCTCCACAACAGACCAACGAGGGGTCATTTCACCAAT CCCCACTGTAGCAGCTTCTCCATAGACCGTAGTACAGTGATTTCAGTGGGCAGCCAACAGATCGTccctcctgcagacacacagaggcagattcCGCAGTGGAATCCCATTCCTGTGGAACGTCATCCAACAGAcagcag TGAAAGGGCTGGTGAAGAATTCCTGAGATGTATTGCAGCCAACAAGCCTCTCCCAGATTATCTCAAAGGGAATATGGCGTACAACCTGGCTGATGCATTTAAGTCAGCAAATGCCCTGAAGGCAGCAGTCAAATCAGACCCTGAGTTCCAGAAGCATGTGACCAGGAGCAAAAGCCGTAGTCGTAGCCGAAGTCGTGCCAGGAGCCGCGCTAAGAGTCGAGCCAAGAGCCGTGCGCGAAGTACAAGCCGAGGACGCAGCCGAAGCAGAGCAAGGAGTAAAACTCGCGGTTTGAGCCGCAGTCGTGGAAAGAGTCGGGCGAGAAGCAAAAGCAGAGCGCGAAGCAAAAGCAGGGCGCGAAGCAAAAGCAGGGCACGCAGTAGGAGCCGGAGCAAGAAGAGGACTCGGGCGCGGAGCAAGAGCCGGGCCAGGAGTCGAAGTCGCAGTCGTGAAAAGAGTCGGGCCAAGGACCGCCAGAGAAAGAGGAGCCCTAGCCAGAGCTGCAGTGGCAGCAGTGTTAGCAGCAGTAATAAATCCACGGGAAGTAGTCTGTTACAAGGACTGAAGCTGGTAATGAACAGCAAAGAACTGGAAGACCGGTTGCCCACCCTCAAGGATGCTATCCTTACTATTCAG GCCTCAAATCAAGCCAAGAAAGTGGACTGTGTCCCTGGTGAGCAGGAACATGACAGTCAGGAAAATGCAACACCAATGGAAAGCGACAGCATGCTCCTTCCCCATGACAGAGTGGGCAGTGACTTCTCCTGGCTCCAGGCAAGAAATCAAGAAGACTCTGTGGTTGTCCAGAAGGCCGATGACCTTGATGATGAAGAGTCATTCCTCTATGGAAATGAATACATCGGAGGAAAGCATAAATCCACGGCCACACCTTTCGCACCATTCTCCCAGACTGCAGAAAACTCCACATCCCAGCATAGCCAAATGGAGAGTTCCCGTGCTGATAGTCAACATTTTCAGAACAAGCCCATGTTTGGTAGCCTTGGAGATCTACTGGATCTGAAGCAGTCCCTTCAAATGACTTCCCCTAGCTTAACCACTGCCAATCTGGAGCATCAGTTTAAGCAAGAGCTTGCCTCCTGTACCCCCGACATCAACGAGTGTGAGAAGATCAAGAACATGCTGAAAAACATTGGCCTGAATTTGGGCACAGCAGACATCAGCAAGATGATGGTGAAGATGCAGGAGCAGAAGGAGGGTAAGCAGCTGCCTCCTGCACAGCTTCCAGGTTCAGAGACAGCAGCATCAGTCTTGGCATTGCCAGCATTGGGCAACACAAACGTACGGCAGGCACTGGAGTCTCTGCAGTCGTTGATCAAAG CAACAAAGGAGAAGCGGGCAAAAAGTGATCCACATGGCACTCAGATTTCCTCTGACAAAAACAAG GCAGGTGATGATGAGGAaagtagaaaaagagagaaacaagccAGAATAAGTAAGATGGAGACCTTGATGAAAGAACTGGAGGAATTGCTGAAAGACGACG GATCAGATTTTCTGACGCCAGTGATTGGGTTTTACTGCCAGAAATGTGAGGAGTTCATTGGAGATTTGACTACTGCTGAAACCCATGCAGCCACCCATCGCCGCAATGACTCTAGCAGT AAACACGTGCCAATGGACAAGAGTGCTGGAGAAAGCAAAGGACACTCCCGctatcacagcagcagcagacactCTCACCCtacagacaggagagaccagaGGGACTCCAATTACTACAGAGATACAGGAGACCACAGGAACCACCGAGATCACCATAGAGACCAGAGGGACGAGAGagatcacagacacaaacatgacGACGACCCCAGAAGCCACAGGAGTGAGCGGGAAAAGATCTCCTTGAAGGAGGAGatgatgaaggagaggatgcTGATAACGGTGTCCCGTAAACTGACACCTCCTCCAAATGTCAGGGTCAAGGAGGAGGCGGACAAGGACCAGGCCTTAGGAAAGCATGGTAGAATCAAACAGGAGGacacaaacagaaaaggaaaatcTTCCAAGGGtgacagagacaaagatggcaaagaaaaagaggaaagcaGTGATAGCAGTGACGATGATAAAGGAAAAACAGATAAAGCAAAGTCAcctaaaaagaagaagaaaaagaagaaagagaaaaagaagaagaaagagaaaggggataAGTCCTAA
- the LOC139909836 gene encoding uncharacterized protein LOC139909836 isoform X3 translates to MYRGFPNPGELPPGRAPFGPPRHGPPGGPFGLQPGVPPSGHLPPGPCGPFSALGPRNHFLHNRPTRGHFTNPHCSSFSIDRSTVISVGSQQIVPPADTQRQIPQWNPIPVERHPTDSSERAGEEFLRCIAANKPLPDYLKGNMAYNLADAFKSANALKAAVKSDPEFQKHVTRSKSRSRSRSRARSRAKSRAKSRARSTSRGRSRSRARSKTRGLSRSRGKSRARSKSRARSKSRARSKSRARSRSRSKKRTRARSKSRARSRSRSREKSRAKDRQRKRSPSQSCSGSSVSSSNKSTGSSLLQGLKLVMNSKELEDRLPTLKDAILTIQASNQAKKVDCVPGEQEHDSQENATPMESDSMLLPHDRVGSDFSWLQARNQEDSVVVQKADDLDDEESFLYGNEYIGGKHKSTATPFAPFSQTAENSTSQHSQMESSRADSQHFQNKPMFGSLGDLLDLKQSLQMTSPSLTTANLEHQFKQELASCTPDINECEKIKNMLKNIGLNLGTADISKMMVKMQEQKEATKEKRAKSDPHGTQISSDKNKAGDDEESRKREKQARISKMETLMKELEELLKDDGSDFLTPVIGFYCQKCEEFIGDLTTAETHAATHRRNDSSSQKHVPMDKSAGESKGHSRYHSSSRHSHPTDRRDQRDSNYYRDTGDHRNHRDHHRDQRDERDHRHKHDDDPRSHRSEREKISLKEEMMKERMLITVSRKLTPPPNVRVKEEADKDQALGKHGRIKQEDTNRKGKSSKGDRDKDGKEKEESSDSSDDDKGKTDKAKSPKKKKKKKKEKKKKKEKGDKS, encoded by the exons ATGTATCGCGGTTTTCCAAACCCAGGTGAACTTCCACCTGGCCGGGCTCCATTCGGCCCTCCACGCCACGGACCTCCCGGCGGTCCATTTGGTCTGCAGCCTGGTGTCCCCCCTTCGGGACATTTGCCTCCTGGACCTTGTGGACCATTTTCAGCTTTAGGGCCGCGCAACCATTTCCTCCACAACAGACCAACGAGGGGTCATTTCACCAAT CCCCACTGTAGCAGCTTCTCCATAGACCGTAGTACAGTGATTTCAGTGGGCAGCCAACAGATCGTccctcctgcagacacacagaggcagattcCGCAGTGGAATCCCATTCCTGTGGAACGTCATCCAACAGAcagcag TGAAAGGGCTGGTGAAGAATTCCTGAGATGTATTGCAGCCAACAAGCCTCTCCCAGATTATCTCAAAGGGAATATGGCGTACAACCTGGCTGATGCATTTAAGTCAGCAAATGCCCTGAAGGCAGCAGTCAAATCAGACCCTGAGTTCCAGAAGCATGTGACCAGGAGCAAAAGCCGTAGTCGTAGCCGAAGTCGTGCCAGGAGCCGCGCTAAGAGTCGAGCCAAGAGCCGTGCGCGAAGTACAAGCCGAGGACGCAGCCGAAGCAGAGCAAGGAGTAAAACTCGCGGTTTGAGCCGCAGTCGTGGAAAGAGTCGGGCGAGAAGCAAAAGCAGAGCGCGAAGCAAAAGCAGGGCGCGAAGCAAAAGCAGGGCACGCAGTAGGAGCCGGAGCAAGAAGAGGACTCGGGCGCGGAGCAAGAGCCGGGCCAGGAGTCGAAGTCGCAGTCGTGAAAAGAGTCGGGCCAAGGACCGCCAGAGAAAGAGGAGCCCTAGCCAGAGCTGCAGTGGCAGCAGTGTTAGCAGCAGTAATAAATCCACGGGAAGTAGTCTGTTACAAGGACTGAAGCTGGTAATGAACAGCAAAGAACTGGAAGACCGGTTGCCCACCCTCAAGGATGCTATCCTTACTATTCAG GCCTCAAATCAAGCCAAGAAAGTGGACTGTGTCCCTGGTGAGCAGGAACATGACAGTCAGGAAAATGCAACACCAATGGAAAGCGACAGCATGCTCCTTCCCCATGACAGAGTGGGCAGTGACTTCTCCTGGCTCCAGGCAAGAAATCAAGAAGACTCTGTGGTTGTCCAGAAGGCCGATGACCTTGATGATGAAGAGTCATTCCTCTATGGAAATGAATACATCGGAGGAAAGCATAAATCCACGGCCACACCTTTCGCACCATTCTCCCAGACTGCAGAAAACTCCACATCCCAGCATAGCCAAATGGAGAGTTCCCGTGCTGATAGTCAACATTTTCAGAACAAGCCCATGTTTGGTAGCCTTGGAGATCTACTGGATCTGAAGCAGTCCCTTCAAATGACTTCCCCTAGCTTAACCACTGCCAATCTGGAGCATCAGTTTAAGCAAGAGCTTGCCTCCTGTACCCCCGACATCAACGAGTGTGAGAAGATCAAGAACATGCTGAAAAACATTGGCCTGAATTTGGGCACAGCAGACATCAGCAAGATGATGGTGAAGATGCAGGAGCAGAAGGAGG CAACAAAGGAGAAGCGGGCAAAAAGTGATCCACATGGCACTCAGATTTCCTCTGACAAAAACAAG GCAGGTGATGATGAGGAaagtagaaaaagagagaaacaagccAGAATAAGTAAGATGGAGACCTTGATGAAAGAACTGGAGGAATTGCTGAAAGACGACG GATCAGATTTTCTGACGCCAGTGATTGGGTTTTACTGCCAGAAATGTGAGGAGTTCATTGGAGATTTGACTACTGCTGAAACCCATGCAGCCACCCATCGCCGCAATGACTCTAGCAGT cAGAAACACGTGCCAATGGACAAGAGTGCTGGAGAAAGCAAAGGACACTCCCGctatcacagcagcagcagacactCTCACCCtacagacaggagagaccagaGGGACTCCAATTACTACAGAGATACAGGAGACCACAGGAACCACCGAGATCACCATAGAGACCAGAGGGACGAGAGagatcacagacacaaacatgacGACGACCCCAGAAGCCACAGGAGTGAGCGGGAAAAGATCTCCTTGAAGGAGGAGatgatgaaggagaggatgcTGATAACGGTGTCCCGTAAACTGACACCTCCTCCAAATGTCAGGGTCAAGGAGGAGGCGGACAAGGACCAGGCCTTAGGAAAGCATGGTAGAATCAAACAGGAGGacacaaacagaaaaggaaaatcTTCCAAGGGtgacagagacaaagatggcaaagaaaaagaggaaagcaGTGATAGCAGTGACGATGATAAAGGAAAAACAGATAAAGCAAAGTCAcctaaaaagaagaagaaaaagaagaaagagaaaaagaagaagaaagagaaaggggataAGTCCTAA